Proteins from a genomic interval of Quercus robur chromosome 9, dhQueRobu3.1, whole genome shotgun sequence:
- the LOC126699322 gene encoding disease resistance protein RPS4B-like, with translation MMRAAAEWHLQYRTVTYRLLCRKTGYETSPKRKEDGSKTEFQISIPGFRILGWLSHQRLGNSMSIKLSPNWCNSRWMGFALCALIEARKDCCFGELDIKVRDRALGDMHHSQYASKTFFAKLHLTDHIWILYLSRDDWFAIVGNDECSQIEVVFFEYHSSFEKVQKCGFSLVYEQDKEESNQAIAQCSCSRVITYEGWDGVHHGFDNSTSSCDDYSDIEPKESDLFSYNGNDPLQYLSYYKCNPI, from the exons ATGATGAGAGCAGCGGCGGAGTGGCATTTACAATACAGAACCGTTACCTACAG ACTCCTTTGTCGTAAAACTGGATATGAAACTTCCCCCAAAAGGAAAGAGGATGGATCTAAAACTGAATTTCAGATAAGTATTCCTGGATTTCGAATTCTGGGGTGGTTAAGTCATCAAAGGTTGGGGAACTCCATGAGCATAAAGCTGTCTCCAAATTGGTGTAATAGTAGGTGGATGGGATTCGCACTCTGTGCTCTTATCGAAGCACGTAAGGATTGTTGTTTTGGTGAGCTTGATATTAAAGTTCGTGACAGAGCTCTTGGTGATATGCATCACAGTCAATATGCCTCTAAAACTTTCTTTGCAAAATTACATCTTACGGACCACATTTGGATATTGTATTTGTCTCGTGATGATTGGTTTGCCATTGTTGGGAATGATGAATGCAGTCAGATTGAGGTTGTATTTTTTGAGTACCATAGCTCATTTGAGAAAGTGCAGAAATGTGGGTTCAGTTTGGTATATGAGCAGGACAAGGAAGAGTCAAACCAAGCAATTGCACAATGCAGCTGTAGCCGTGTCATTACTTATGAAGGTTGGGATGGTGTCCATCATGGATTTGACAATTCAACAAGTAGCTGCGATGACTATAGCGATATTGAACCTAAGGAAAGTGATCTCTTTTCATACAATGGTAATGACCCGCTCCAATATCTTTCCTATTATAAGTGTAAtcctatttga